The DNA sequence CCGCTTGCGGGCCGAGGCGGGGCTGACCGCCAGCACGACGGCGACCTGCTCGCCCGTGAGCCCGTCCCAGTACGCCAGCGCGAGCACCTCCCGGTCGTCGGCGGCCAGGCTCCCCAGGGCCTCGCGCACCCCGTCGACCGCCGGGTCGTCCGCGGGCAGCGGCGTCCGGCCTCCCGCGAGCTCGGCCCGCAGCCGGGCCGTCGCATCGTGCCGGCGTGCCTGGCCGCGACGGTGGTTGGCGAGGGTCCGCCGGGCGATCGCGAGCAGCCAGGCGAGGGCGTGGTCCGGGTCGTCGGGGGCGTCGGAGATCCGGCGCCACGCGGTGGTGAGGACCTCCTGGAGCACGTCGGCGGCGTCCTCGGCCGGGGTGGTGCGGCGGGCGAGGTAGGCCAGCACCCGCGGCCCGTGCGCGGCGGCGAGCTCCTCGAGGCGGCGCTCCGCGGGAGTCCGGGTCATCGCTGGCACCCGACGAACTTCGGGTCGCGGCTGACGGCGAGGAACCGGTCCGGCTCCCAGGTCCCGACGCTCCCCTCCTGCGGGCTGATCCGGTGCGCCTCGGCGTCGAGGCCCTCCATCGCCCGGCGCGCCTCGGCCGTCGCCGCCGGGTCGCGGTCCCGGGTCGCCCGCACGAGGGCGCACCCCCAGTCACCGCTCGCGCTCGACAGCATCCCGACCCGCAGGCTCGTCTCCTGCACCGTGCCCGGTGCCCCGGGCGTGCAGGTGCCGTCCGAAGCGTACGACCGTGCCTGCTGCGCGGCGTAGTCCGACCACCGGTGTCCGGGCGGCGCCGGGAGGTCGGTCGGGGCGAGCGTGACGACGTATGCCGCGAAGTCCCGTGCGCACGTGTCGATCCGCTCCGAGCCGTCCTCCAGGCCCGGGTTCAGCGCGGGGTTGCCGTACGTGCCGGTCTGCGCGAGGAAGTGCTGGGCCGCCCACGCCCCGCTCGGCACGAGGACGATCGCTGCCGCCGTCGCGACGGCGGCCGCGCGGTGTCGGCGCCGCAGGCCGCGGACCCGGCCGCGGAGGGTCCGGTCGGTCTCGACGACCTCGGCCGCGAGGGCTCGGGCCAGACCGGAGGTGCGGTCCGGGTCGAGCACGGGCAGGGGCGGGGCCGTTGCGGTGAGCAGCGCGCCCAGGGCGTCGCCGTCGGCGGGGGTGGGAGTGTCCATGCCCCCGTACTGTCCGCCCACGCCCGAAGTGTGACAGGGGTCCCGGGGCATGGGTTCCACGACGGGCGTCCCGGCGTTGCGGGGCCGGATAACCGTCTGTTGGAATATGCATAACCCCAGATTCGCTGAACCTGGCGAGACAGCGATCGCCGCTCCCGCGCGCCCGGAGCACGCGGCATACCGACAAGGACGGCCCATGCCCATCTACGACGACGTGACCCAGCTCATCGGCAACACCCCGCTGGTGCGGATCAACCGGCTCATCGACAGCGACGCGACCGTCGCGGCGAAGCTGGAGTTCTACAACCCGGCGAGCTCGGTCAAGGACCGCATCGGTGTCTCGATCATCGACGCCGCGGAGGCGGCGGGCGAGCTGAAGCCGGGCGGCACGATCGTCGAGGCCACGTCGGGCAACACCGGCATCGCGCTGGCGATGGTCGGCGCGGCCCGCGGCTACAACGTCGTCCTCACCATGCCGGAGACGATGAGCAAGGAGCGCCGGGCCCTGCTGCGGGCCTACGGCGCCGAGCTCGTCCTTACCGAGGGCGCCCTGGGCATGAAGGGCGCGGTCGCCAAGTCCGAGGAGATCGCCGCCGAGCGCGGTGGCATCCTCGCCCGCCAGTTCGCGAACGCAGCCAACCCGGAGATCCACCGCAAGACCACCGCGGAGGAGATCTGGAAGGACACCGACGGCCAGGTCGACATCGTCGTGGCGGGCATCGGCACCGGCGGCACCATCACTGGCGTCGGGCAGGTGCTCAAGGCCCGCAAGCCCGGGGTGCAGATGATCGCCGTCGAGCCGGCCGAGTCGCCGATCCTCAACGGTGGCGAGCCCGGCCCGCACAAGATCCAGGGCCTCGGCGCCAACTTCGTCCCGGAGATCCTCGACCGCGACATCTACGACGAGGTCATCGACATCAACGCCGAGACCTCCGTCGAGTGGGCGCGTCGCGCCGCCAAGGAGGAGGGCCTGCTCGTCGGCCTCTCGTCCGGTGCTGCGCTCGCCGCCGCCGACCAGGTCGCCCGCCGCCCCGAGAACGCCGGCAAGACGATCGTCGTGATCATCCCCAGCTTCGGCGAGCGGTACCTGTCCACCATCCTCTTCTCCGACCTCCTCGACTGATCGGCGGCGCTTCCTCCGTGACCCTCGCCCTGTACGCCCGCCGCGCCCGCCACCGCGTCGTCGACGACCTCGACGCCGCGGTGGCGCGCGACCCCGCAGCCGCCTCGCGGTTCGACCTCGCGCTGAACTCGCCCGGCCTGCACGCCGTCTGGGCCTACCGACTCGCCCACCGGATGTGGCTGCGCGGCGGCGCCTGGAAGCCCGTCGCCCGGCTGCTCATGACGGCCGTCCGCTCGGTGACGGGCGTCGAGATCCACCCGGCGGCCGTCATCGGCCGGCGCTTCTTCATCGACCACGGCATGGGAGTGGTCATCGGCGAGACCGCCGAGGTCGGCGACGACGTCATGCTCTACCACGGCGTCACCCTGGGCGGCCGGTCGCTGGAGAAGGTCAAGCGCCACCCGACCGTCGGCTCGCGCGTGACGATCGGCGCCGGGGCTCGCGTCCTCGGGCCGGTCTACATCGGCGACGACGTGCAGATCGGCGCGAACTCCGTGGTGGTCAAGGACGTCCCGGCCGGGGCGATCGCGACCGGCGTGCCGGCGACCATCCGCTTCCCGCAGGGCCGCCGCGAGGACCCCTACGAGGCGATGTTCCGCGACCCGGCGATCTGGATCTGACCGCCGACCGGGCGGCCGGCGGCTCCCGGACGCCTCTCCCCGGCCACCGCTGCACGGTCGCGCCGGGCGCGCCCGACGCTCGTCGTGCCGGCGCGGCCGGCAGAGGCCGCGACCGGCGGCTGCCAGTCGGTGCCGTAGAGGCAGAACGCCCCGGCTGCCGGCTCCTGCGCCACCACGGCGGCGAGGGCTGCCGACGCGGACCTGCCTGAGGCGAGCCCGGCGTGGTACGCCTCCATCGCCGTGGCGGCCACCTCGTCGGTGACCGGTGCCACGGCGGCGACCACGCTGCGGACGCCGAGGCCGAGCAGCGCCGCGGTGAGCCCCAGCGGCTCGTCGCCCGGGCGCGGGTCCATGCGGCCGACGTCGCAGGCGGAGAGCACCACGTGCCGTGGTGCCGCCGGGCGCGGGAGCTCGTGCGCGAAGACGGGGCCGTCGGCCATGTGCAGCGAGGAGAACCACGGGCTCTGCGGCTCGTGCGTCCCGTGCGCCGCCACGTGGACGAGGCCGTCGACACCCAGCGCCTCCCGGACGTCGCCGCTGTCCGCCAACAGGGCGACGCGCGCCGCCACCCCCCTCGTGCGCCAGTGGGCGGTCACCCGCTCGGCCTCGACGTCGGCCCGGCGCAGGCGGGGACCGGTGAGCGCGGTGACCGTCAACGGCCGTTCCGCGGCAGGGCCGTCCTCCAGCAGCGGCGCCGACCACCGGGTCATCGACGGGGCGACCGTCACGGCGCGGCCCGCCAGCCGCGGCAGCATCCCCCAGGGCACCGAGCGCAGCGTCAGCCCGGGGACGACCACGACCGGCCCGTCCCCGAGCGGCAGCGGGCCGAGCAGCAGGTCGCCCAGGGCGCCGAGCGACTCCTCGACGGCCCGGCCGACGGCAGCCTGCAGGGCGGGGTGGGGGCCGGCGAACGCGTGTGCCCGCAGGTCGCGGGACAGCCGGTCGGCGAGCTCGACCGCCCGGGCTGCGGGGCCGAGGTGGTGCACCGACGACGTGCGGGCGCCCACCACGAGCGCGTGCTGCTCGCCGTCGTGCGCGAACATCACGACCGCCTGCTCGCCCCGGTCGTGCAGCAGCCGCCGGGCCGTGCCGTATGCCGTGGGTGCGCCCCTGCCGGCGGCCCCACGGTCCTCGGCCGTGGCCCAGTCGAGCTGGCTGACCTGCCACTCGAGGTCCGCCGCCCGCGACCGCAGGCGTGCCGCGTCGCTCCCGTCGGCGCTGTCGGCCGCCTCGCGCCGGGCCTGGCGCAGCTCCGCCAGCAGGGACGCCGCCCGGGAGTCCGTGGGCACCGTCACCGGGGCGAGCCGGTGGGAGACGGCCCGCCAGCGCTCCACCGAGTCGAACACCCGGCCCACGGTGCCGTCGGCGAGGGCGTCGGTGACGTCGAAGTCGGCCAGCCGCTGGCCGTGCAGCGCCAGCGCGGAGCGGATCTCCAGGCTCTGGGTGGGGGCGACCCGGTCGGTGAGGCGCTGCAGGGCGGTGCGGACGGTCCGGCGGGCGCGCGCCCGGTCCCCCTGCGCCACGGCGACCCTCGCGACCAGCAGCCGCTCGTGCATGTCGGCGGCCAGTCCCTGGCGTACCCGACCGCCCAGCCGGCCGACCGCCGTGCCGGCCGCGTCGAGGTCGCCGCGCAGCAGCGCCGCCTCGACCTCGACGCGGGTCGCGAGCCGCTCGTCCGGCAGCACCGGCCGCGCGACCTCGTGCCACGGGGCGACCACCCGGTCCAACCCGCGCGGGACGACGCCTTCGGCGAGGTCGACGGAGGACCGCAGCAGCGCGGCATACCGCTGCCGGTCGGTCGCCCCGCGCGTCCGGTAGGCGGTCGCGGCCGCGCCGAGGTGCTCGCGGGCCGCGGCGGGGTCGTCGCGCAGCAGCGCGCACGTCGCGAGGTCGACGCGCAGGTCCGCCTCCTCGAGCCGGTGCCCCTCGGCCAGCGCCTCCCCGAGCGCCCGCGCGAGGGTCTCGCGCGCCTGGTCGAGCAGGCCCGCCTCGAGCAGGACGAGGGCCAGGTCGTGCTGCGCCCGGACCCGGCCGACCGGCGCCTCCATGGCGTCCGCCTCGCGCATGAGGGTGATGGCCTCGGGCAGCCGACCCGCGTAGAAGGCGAGGCAGCCCAGGTTGTGGCGCGCCTTGAACTCCTGCTCCGGAACCCCCTCGGCGACGGCGATCGCCAGGGCCCGCTCGAGCTCGTCGCGGGCGGGGTCGAGCTCGAGCAGCGACAGGTGGGCCAGGCCGCCGTTGAGCAGGGCCGACACCTGCTCGCGCGGGGTGAGCAGCTCGGTCGGCCGCTCGACCCGCGCCAGGGCGGCGAGGGCGCCTCGCCAGTCCTGGCACGCCACCTGCACCACCGCCTCCTGCACGCCGGCCAGGGCGTGCAGCCGCGGGGAGCCGGTGGAGGTGCGGACGTCCTCGAGCAGCGCGAGCGCGCGGTCGCGGCCGTGCAGTGCGACGGTCGCCCAGGCGAGGGTGATGAGGACCCGGCCACGGGCGAGCTCGCGGGCCTCGCCGGACAGGGCGTCAGCGAGCCGCAGCGCCCGGCGCAGGCAGCGCTCGGCGTCGCGGAACCGGCCGATCGAGTTGAGGTGGCGGCCCTGCTCGAGCAGCTGCAGCACGCGGGGGTCGGCTACCTCGATGGCGGGTCCTAGACCTCGATCGCCGGCGTGATGACCGGCTTGCCGTCGGGCTCGTCGAGGCGCCGCATGACGAGGTGCACCAGTCCCCGCTCGACCGAGGCGAAGGTGAACCGCCCGGCCTCGTCGGTGGTGGTCTCCTGCGTGCCCGAGCGCTCACGCAGCTCGACCGCCGTGGGTCCGGTCGTCACCCAGCCGCTGATCCGGGCCTTCGTGCCGTCGACCACCTCGATGGTGATCATGGCGCTGAGCCGGTCGCTGGAGAACGTCACGGTGCCGGCGCGGTCGTACGCGGTCGTCCGGACGCCGGCGAGCTCTGCGGTCGTCGTGGTGATCTCGGCGACCTCGGCCTCGAGGGCCGCCACGCTCATCGCGAACTTCGCCCGGTCGGCCAGCCCACTGGGCACCGGGTCGCTCGCCTGCCACACGGCCCGCAGCGTCGCGAGCGCCCGCAGGTCGAGGTCGTCGAGCGCGCCGTCCTCCCCGTCGGCCGGTCCGGTCACCGTGTCCCATTCGTTCGGTGCACTCATCACGCCGCCCATCCCGGGTCGCCCACGAGGGCGTTCCGCAGCTTCGCCAGGCACCGACCCCGCGTCGGGCCGATGCTCCCCACCGGCATGCCCAGCGCCTGCGCGACCTGGGCGTAGTCCGGGCGCTCCGCCAGCGCGATGACCCGCAGCAGCGCCTGGCACCGCTCGGGCAGGTCCTTGAAGTGCCGCCACAGCAGGCCCTGGTCCTGGCTGCGCAGCACCACCTCGAGGGTCTCGTCGGACCCGCTGCCGGCCGGCTCGCCCGCGTCCGTCAGGTCCTCGCGGAAGTCCTCGCGGCGCGTCTTGCGGCTGCTCGCCCAGGCCTCGCGGCGGGTGGTCGTGAGGAGCCACTTGAGCACGCCGCCCGGGTCGGTGATGCCCTGGGAGTGCTGGAGCAGCTGGAGCCAGGTGTTCTGCACGACGTCCTCGGCCTGCGCGGCACCGAGGCCCTGGGCGCGCGCGGTGTGCCAGAGCAGCGGGGTGAGCGCGTCGACCAAGGTCCCCATCGCGTCCGGGTGCCCGTCGCGGTATGCCGTGAACGCCGCTGCCGCCTCCTCGGCGAGGCTGCGCGTGCCGCCTTCCGCCTGCATCACCGCTCCATCCCGTGGGTGTCGGCCAGGACCTTCTCGACCACCTCGGCGAGGTGCTTCCTGCGCGCGTCGGGATCGGGAGCCGCCTGCTGGTGCGCGCCGCTCGCGGCGAGCTGCGCGGCATACTCACCGGCCAGGGCGGGCGCGGAGAACGAGGTGCCGCTCCACATGCCGAAGCCCAGCCGGTAGCCGTCGGGCTTGGACGCGCCGCGCGGCGGGTTCGGGCTCGGGTGGTGGTAGAGCGTGCCGCGCAGGCTGCCGTCGAACGTGACCGGCATGGTGCTGACGACTGCCGTGCCACAGCGGTAGGCCCGCACCCACCGGCCGGTGTTCGAGAACACCGCGACGGACCGGGCGTCGGGGTTGAGGGCGCCGACGCTGGCGAGGGGCACCTCGAACCCGTCGGCCAGCGCGAACGCCGCCGGGTAGAACGGGTGGTCCGTGCCGCCGTTGCCCGCGGCCGCGGTGATCGCCACGCCCGTCGCGGCCAGCGCACGCAGGATGGACAGGAACGCCGGCTCGTCGTCGAAGGCGCCGGGGGTCTCGTGGTAGTAGCCGAGCGAGAGCGACAGCACGTCGATGAGCGGGCCCTCGTGCTTCCCGCGGTGCGTGAGCCACTGGCGCACCCACAGCAGCTGCAGCGTCTCGACGAGGAACGCCTCGTCCGCGACACCGTCGCCGTACATGACCGGGACGACCAGCAGCGTGGCCGAGGGGCAGTGCTGCCGGACGACGCCGGCGATGAAGGTGCCGTGCCCGGCGCACCGGTCGAGGACGCCGTTGACGCGGTCGAGCGTGCAGCCCGTGAGCTCCGGGTCGTCCTCGGGCGTGAAGCGCAGGCCGATGGGGATGCCGTCGACCTCGACGTCGCGGACGACGCCGTGGCGGAACCAGGGGTGCTCGCCGATGCCGGTGTCCAGCAGGGCCACGACGGGGCCGTCCTTGACGCGACGGGAGCGCGGGTCGGGGGCCGCCCAGACGACCGGTCGCCGGGCCGAGGGGCCGCCGCCGGGGAGCTGGACGCCGTCGCCGTACCCGACCCCGTCGCCGTAACCCACACCGTCGCCATAGCCGACGCCGTCGCCGTAGCCGACCCCGTCGCCGTAACCCACGCCGTCGCCGTAGCCGACCCCGTCGCCGTACCCGGACGCGGTCATGATGTGGCTGAGGCTGACGCCCTTGGCAGCGGACGGGTCCTCGGCCCGCAGCGTCTGCAGGATCAGCCACGCGTCGGGGGCCTCGACCGGGCGGTCCGGCAGCGGCCGGAACTCCACCACGGTCGCGGCGACGGCGTCCGCCTCGTCGCCGAGCTCGTACCGGTCGAGCAGCGCCTCGAGCTGCTCGTCGCGGCGCGGCACCGCGGCATACCCCAGGCGCTCGGCGATCTGCGTCAGGGCGCCGATGGGGCCCTCGCCCGAGCGGGTGGGCAGGCCGGGCACGATGAGCCGGTTGCCGCTGTAGATCGTCGGGCTGAGCGCGTCGTCCCCGTCGAGGCGGACGGCCTTGGCCGGGTCGAGCACGCGCACGTCGAGGCGGCGCTCGGCCGAGCGGGGCACGGCCACGCGGGGGATGCGCCCGGGGCTCCCCTGCGGGGGCGGGACGTCTGCGGTCATCGGTTCTCCTGGCCTGGTGCGGACCGCGCTGCTGCACGGTCAGCGTAGTGAGCGATCGCGTCACCTGACAGGAGAACGGCGAGGTCCGGGTGATACCCGCGGGAGCTCGGCAACTTTTCTCGGCGCCCGTGTATCAGGGCCGGCTTCCGGTGCTCCTTCCGTCGTCAGCCTGGTCGGGGGACGAGGCGGTGGGAAACACAGGAAGGACACCCGGGATGTCGTGCAGGGGCATGAGGATCGCGGGTGGCCGTCCGACGCTGGAGCGGCGGCAACAGGGGTGCCGCTGCTCCCGGCGGTCGGCGTCGGGAACACGTCGCCGCCACGCCCCTCGGGGCACGTCGTCGGGTGGGTTCGGTCGTGGAAGGTGCTGGTCGGGGGTTCCCAGCACGCGCCCGGTCGGGCCCGCCCGGCGGCGCCGCTGAGGCAGGACGGCGTGCGGGTCGAGGGAACCGCACGGTGAGGGGACGCAGGAGCGGCGCGACTCCAGGGGTGGGTCGCGCCGCTCTCGTCTGCCGTGTTCTTCCCACTTGTTGCCACGTGGTGGTCACGAGCGGGCCGTTTTCCGGTCCCG is a window from the Phycicoccus sp. M110.8 genome containing:
- a CDS encoding sigma-70 family RNA polymerase sigma factor; the protein is MTRTPAERRLEELAAAHGPRVLAYLARRTTPAEDAADVLQEVLTTAWRRISDAPDDPDHALAWLLAIARRTLANHRRGQARRHDATARLRAELAGGRTPLPADDPAVDGVREALGSLAADDREVLALAYWDGLTGEQVAVVLAVSPASARKRLQRARERLRRVLDADPVASPERRVPDGSGEGGPEGSGAAVRHGSQRGERALTGQ
- the cysK gene encoding cysteine synthase A; translation: MPIYDDVTQLIGNTPLVRINRLIDSDATVAAKLEFYNPASSVKDRIGVSIIDAAEAAGELKPGGTIVEATSGNTGIALAMVGAARGYNVVLTMPETMSKERRALLRAYGAELVLTEGALGMKGAVAKSEEIAAERGGILARQFANAANPEIHRKTTAEEIWKDTDGQVDIVVAGIGTGGTITGVGQVLKARKPGVQMIAVEPAESPILNGGEPGPHKIQGLGANFVPEILDRDIYDEVIDINAETSVEWARRAAKEEGLLVGLSSGAALAAADQVARRPENAGKTIVVIIPSFGERYLSTILFSDLLD
- the cysE gene encoding serine O-acetyltransferase, encoding MTLALYARRARHRVVDDLDAAVARDPAAASRFDLALNSPGLHAVWAYRLAHRMWLRGGAWKPVARLLMTAVRSVTGVEIHPAAVIGRRFFIDHGMGVVIGETAEVGDDVMLYHGVTLGGRSLEKVKRHPTVGSRVTIGAGARVLGPVYIGDDVQIGANSVVVKDVPAGAIATGVPATIRFPQGRREDPYEAMFRDPAIWI
- a CDS encoding CHAT domain-containing protein; the encoded protein is MLQLLEQGRHLNSIGRFRDAERCLRRALRLADALSGEARELARGRVLITLAWATVALHGRDRALALLEDVRTSTGSPRLHALAGVQEAVVQVACQDWRGALAALARVERPTELLTPREQVSALLNGGLAHLSLLELDPARDELERALAIAVAEGVPEQEFKARHNLGCLAFYAGRLPEAITLMREADAMEAPVGRVRAQHDLALVLLEAGLLDQARETLARALGEALAEGHRLEEADLRVDLATCALLRDDPAAAREHLGAAATAYRTRGATDRQRYAALLRSSVDLAEGVVPRGLDRVVAPWHEVARPVLPDERLATRVEVEAALLRGDLDAAGTAVGRLGGRVRQGLAADMHERLLVARVAVAQGDRARARRTVRTALQRLTDRVAPTQSLEIRSALALHGQRLADFDVTDALADGTVGRVFDSVERWRAVSHRLAPVTVPTDSRAASLLAELRQARREAADSADGSDAARLRSRAADLEWQVSQLDWATAEDRGAAGRGAPTAYGTARRLLHDRGEQAVVMFAHDGEQHALVVGARTSSVHHLGPAARAVELADRLSRDLRAHAFAGPHPALQAAVGRAVEESLGALGDLLLGPLPLGDGPVVVVPGLTLRSVPWGMLPRLAGRAVTVAPSMTRWSAPLLEDGPAAERPLTVTALTGPRLRRADVEAERVTAHWRTRGVAARVALLADSGDVREALGVDGLVHVAAHGTHEPQSPWFSSLHMADGPVFAHELPRPAAPRHVVLSACDVGRMDPRPGDEPLGLTAALLGLGVRSVVAAVAPVTDEVAATAMEAYHAGLASGRSASAALAAVVAQEPAAGAFCLYGTDWQPPVAASAGRAGTTSVGRARRDRAAVAGERRPGAAGRPVGGQIQIAGSRNIAS
- a CDS encoding sigma-70 family RNA polymerase sigma factor; translation: MQAEGGTRSLAEEAAAAFTAYRDGHPDAMGTLVDALTPLLWHTARAQGLGAAQAEDVVQNTWLQLLQHSQGITDPGGVLKWLLTTTRREAWASSRKTRREDFREDLTDAGEPAGSGSDETLEVVLRSQDQGLLWRHFKDLPERCQALLRVIALAERPDYAQVAQALGMPVGSIGPTRGRCLAKLRNALVGDPGWAA
- a CDS encoding S8/S53 family peptidase, which encodes MTADVPPPQGSPGRIPRVAVPRSAERRLDVRVLDPAKAVRLDGDDALSPTIYSGNRLIVPGLPTRSGEGPIGALTQIAERLGYAAVPRRDEQLEALLDRYELGDEADAVAATVVEFRPLPDRPVEAPDAWLILQTLRAEDPSAAKGVSLSHIMTASGYGDGVGYGDGVGYGDGVGYGDGVGYGDGVGYGDGVGYGDGVQLPGGGPSARRPVVWAAPDPRSRRVKDGPVVALLDTGIGEHPWFRHGVVRDVEVDGIPIGLRFTPEDDPELTGCTLDRVNGVLDRCAGHGTFIAGVVRQHCPSATLLVVPVMYGDGVADEAFLVETLQLLWVRQWLTHRGKHEGPLIDVLSLSLGYYHETPGAFDDEPAFLSILRALAATGVAITAAAGNGGTDHPFYPAAFALADGFEVPLASVGALNPDARSVAVFSNTGRWVRAYRCGTAVVSTMPVTFDGSLRGTLYHHPSPNPPRGASKPDGYRLGFGMWSGTSFSAPALAGEYAAQLAASGAHQQAAPDPDARRKHLAEVVEKVLADTHGMER